GACCTGAAGGATCTTGAATggatttttaccaaattctgaaactttttaaataagaaaaaaaattagtcTGGGGGTAAAATAATTGAGGTATAACGCATGCATAATAGGCGCTATATATTTAGTGCCTATTTTGCATGTGTTATACCCATATGATTATTAGTGGGTCAGTTAAGTGCAGATGAATTGTTGGTGGGATAGGACATTTTATATACATCATAGTGAATCCTTAACAGGCAAACATGTCGTTAAGATATAGTGCAGTGAATAatcgcgctatatataaaatggtacACAGTTTTTTTTTACCTATTTATGTCATTTGAGTCAAAAAAAATCTCACTTTGATTCTGGGTTCCCTGTAGATGCAGAAGCTGAATTTCTACCCCTAGAACAGCGACTGATAGTTAAACAGAGGTGTAAAGACCATCTCCAACCCTAACAccaaatttcatatcaaaatggTATAGCACCAAATTTACTCCAACCATTACACCATTTTTTacatcaaaaaaataatatttctttttatattcttctctctcttctatattatattattatcttctatttaaattttattttttatttctttcaaacaaattctatcttttttctttttttcatattcatcacatataattcacattcaccacttatataatcatttattacaaaattattttaaaggataaatcaACTAGAATGAAGCTTCGAGACAAAAAGAAttcaaagaagaaaataaaattttattgacGAAGTTGAATTCCATTGATGATCCAAATCTTCGTGAATTTTTGCGATAAGAACAAAAACGAATAATCAATAAAAGAAGTCAACAACTTCAACAACCACAAGCACAACAATCTTCTACTCCGTTCTCTCAGTTTTTTAGTAATTTTGGTGCACCTGAAAATGATATACCGGATTACTAAACttatattttatgtttttttaatgtaatttcaattttagtGTATCCTCCTTTGatgtacttttaattttaatgtatttttattttatgtattgttaattttctttttaaattttagttttcacttttcaattttagcaacattagatatcttacatttgcatttttcatttttaaataatggttatatttctttttatacaattataataataataaaattaacttataattttatataaatataatatatacaaaaattaatatatcaaaaaaataggatataaaattaaaattataaagatcttaatataaaaattaattatatacacaatatatgataaattaaagtccaaaaaaataaaaataaaaaagaataaaataataataaatcaaatTTGGTGTTGATGAATAGTGTCACACCAAATTTGGTGTGAGACTATTCACATACTAAAAtggtgcaaaatttgatgttccATTGGagcaaaaaaaatactaaatcttACACCAAATTTAGATTTGCTGCAAAAAATAGTGCATCATTGGAGATGCCCTAAGACCATCTCCAAGGCTGCATTATAGAGCATGAATAGTGTTGCACCAAATTTGGTGCAACACTATTCATCACTCCATATTtggtttattattattttattcaatctttttattttttggacttttaatttatcatatattgtgtatataattaatttttatattaagatctttataattttaattttatatcctattttttgatatattaattttgtatatattatatttatataaaattataagttaattttattattattataattgtataaaaagaGATATAACcgttatttaaaaataaaaaatgcaaatgtaagatATCTAATGATGCGCATTTCgcacttcgtaatgcattaatCGAGCATTTATGGGAGAATAAAGGCGTAAGTTAAATATTTATGTGGTACTTAAATTAAATTTGACTATgatgtaatatttatttaattatcttttatcaatgatttcacttttagttGATTTATCCTTTAAAAAAATTTTGTAATAAATGATTATATAAGTGGTGAATGTTAATTATATATAATgaatatggaaaaaagaaaaaagatagtattagtttgaaggaaataaaaaatgaaaagtaaatagaagataataatataatatagaagagagagaagattTGGTGTAAAAAATTGTGTAATGGTTGAATTAAATATGGTGTTACATCATTTTGATGTGAAATTTGGTGTTAGGGTTGCAGATGGCCTAAGAGGAGTGACCTATTGTCTAGATAGTAATAATGCAGTTTTGTTTAACTAAAGTAGTGGTTATATGTTCAACTTTAGAGGTTTTTGCTTTtacttgtatatatttttttcctGGTGAATAAACTTTTAgttacccaaaaataataataattgagttaaaagaattgttaCAAAGAAACACAAATAAGGTAATATTGTAAACCACGAAGAAGGTCAGTGTGTGAGATACAAAATGTCAGGAGAGGTGTCTGAAATTATTGTTTTTGGCATTGCTGAGAACATTAACAATAAGAAAAAAGCATTAACAATCAACATATATTCAAATTGGTAAAAAAACATGTTCAAATTGGTGGGTTAGAATAAGTTAGGACCCATTAACTATTTAATCAGTTTAAATTTAGGTAGACTCTATTATTTGATTGTAGATATAAAAGATAATATTAAAGAGAGAAACTACCAACCCCTGTAACATTAAAAAAAAGTTAGAAACAATGTTCATTAGAAGATCCAAAAggcaaaagataaaaataaagagaaataagATGACCGAAACCAACAATTGATCGAGCAAACAATAAACAAAGAGGATAGAGAAGAAAAACTCACGAGGAATCGAGAAAGACAAAGGAGAAGGAAAGAGATATGGAAAAATGAAAATCTTAGTTTCAGATGGAGTGCTGAAGGCAAAAGGGTTAGGAAAAATTAAATCACGTGGGAATTGGAAGTGAATAAATGTAAGGCCATAGCACCTCAAAATATACACGCAGTCAGAGGCTGGACGGGACCAGGATTTCAAGTTTATGGGTTCGGAATTCCAATAGTTTGAAGTTACTGTGTTCTagattaataatttatacatattcaatgatatttttaagacaaatatagtGTTCGAACCAAAGCTACtaggttcggccgaacccgctcCCGCCACTATAGCTCCACCCTTGCATGCAGCAATTAAGTACTCCATAATGATTGAATTACACATAAACAAATGCATAAGCAACGTGGTGTTTGCAAGTGAACAGCTGAAAGTCCATAGCACCTCAAAAAAGACTAAGGTAAGGGTATCAATACAAGCAGCAATTAAGTAATAAGGACCAAATCACACAGTATCCCTAAACAAATACTTATTAAGTGATGAGGTACGAATCGGAATCGCACAGTATCACTAAACAAATGCATACACCACGTGGGTGTTATGGAAGTGAAGTCATAAGCACCTCAAAAATGGACCAAATTACACAGTTATCCCTAAACAAATGCATAATACCGAAACTACCCATGCACGACCATAATACTTCACTTATTATATAGTTATGGCTTCTGCTTCCTTGGCCAACAATCAGTTCATCTCTAACTTCGAATTCCAGTTCCATTTTCACTTGACACACTTCGAAGCGCCATCTTTGCTACTTTAAGGTAATTGTATATTTCAAAAGTTTGTTTTGCTTATCTGTTTTGGAATGACAGCGGTAATTGTGTTGTTTAACAAATTTACATGCTCCAAATGAATGGAAGAAGAGTTCTAACTTCAAGACCATGGCCAGAGGCCAGTTGTTAATTCCTAAGATCATCCTGAACAAAATCTTCTCTATATGTAGCCTCTACGTACTATATTCGTTCATGCTTTAATGTGTAATGCATAACAAGATTTTACCTTAAATATCCAGATCGATCATATGGCAACTGGTATCGCTTCAGGATGCGGACAGTTACATTTGAGGAAGCCTGTCTACTTGAGGAATAGCTATGGAAATAAAGCTCACTCTCATTCCAATGTGATTCTCAACGGCACGCAAAACCAGATCGCTTGGTACGTTTTAGGGGTAAACCAGTAATATATTTTTTCATGACGTGACACAATTCTAGAAGTAGTCATTTCCTGATTCCTTAGGAAAAGGGAAGGTTATTTCGTCCCATTTTATATATCATAGTTACACATTCTTATATTTAATagtaacaatttaactttaaaatacctcttttacccttaatgaaatgATTTATAGCGAAACACATATCCATTGCTCAGTTTACaccataaatttcaaaaatattcttAAATATTGTGTTCAGTCAAACATcatcacataaattgagacaTTGAGACATAGAGGAGTACTATGTTAATTTTCTGATGGTGATATGCTTTACCAGGTCTAGTTGGGTTTCAAATGTCTTGCGAGTTAATAGAAGTAGCTATCCACAATGTCAAGTGATAAAAACAAACTGGAAGTCTCGGCGAGGAACAATCAAATCTAGCCAGCAGAGAGATGGATCAGTTACTAGGTACTTCGATTTCATTGTGATTGGTAGTGGAATTGCTGGCCTTCGATATGCACTTGAGGTTGCCAAGCATGGAACTGTGGCTGTGATAACCAAGGCTGAGCCACATGAGAGTAGCACTAACTATGCTCAAGGTGGTGTAAGTGCTGTGCTCTGCCCTTTGGATTCAGTGGAGAACCACATACAAGATACAATTGTGGCAGGTGCTTACCTCTGTGATAAGGAGACTGTTAAAGTAAGTTCACACGAATATATACAGTTTAATTTGGAGACTATTTCCCCCCTTTTGCTTTTGCTATAAGTGTATCTCTCCTTTAATTTCTCCAGGTAGTGTGTACTGAAGGACCTGAGAGAATTAGAGAACTGATCGCTATAGGTGCTTCATTCGATCATGGGGAGGACGGAAATCTGGATCTAGCCAGGGAAGGAGGCCACTCCCATCGTCGAATTGTCCATGCTGCTGATATGACTGGCAGAGAGATTGAAAGAGCCTTATTAGAGGCAGTGTTTAAGAATCCTAATATACATGTGTTTCAACACCATTTTGCTATCGATTTGTTGACCACTCAGGTTAGTTTATTAGTGTGCTATAGTTGAGTAAAGGTCGCAATTGAACTATTCAGCAAGGATTTGATGTTGTAATTTGTATGGCAAATGCAGGATGGTTCTGACGTAGTATGTCATGGCGTTGATACTATACACACGGAAACGAAGGAGGTAAGTAACAGTTGCTTTCACTCATGTTGACTTTTCAacattcttcaaaatgacataaattgATTTTCTTACTTGTGTATTTTAGGTTATAAGATTCATTTCAAAAGTGACTTTGCTAGCATCAGGTGGAGTTGGACATATCTATCCAAGTACTACTAATCCGACGGTATGGTTTCAATATCTTTTCCTCCAAAATCTTGTTAGTTATGATTAATGTCATGCTCCAAAAATAAAAGATCTGGACATGGCACTCGATCGATGCTTTGAAACTTGTGACAGAGCGAACCAACATCCATTACATACTTAGTGCAATTAGAAATATGAGCTCGCTGCCCTAAATGCCTAAAAAAGGATTCTGTTTTTATACTTTGACCATTTGTGCCAACAGAAAAGTTTAACCCTGTTGAATGTGGGCTTGTTTAACTTTCTAATTCATATTGACATTATGATTATAGGTTGCAACTGGTGATGGAATGGCTATGGCTCATCGAGCTCAAGCTGTAATTTCCAACATGGAGTAAGTAATCCTCAGTAGCATTATTTTTATTGTACAATATCTCTGCCTCTGCTTTAGTGAGTTTTGTGCTGTAAAATCTGCTGACCTAGAtttcatcctttttttttttctttcctgatTTCTGCATCTTGTTCAGCATTTCGTTCAGAATTTGCACTTTCGACTAAAAACACAAGGGTGTGTTCAAAAATTTGCATTATTAATAACAATTCTCTTCCTCGTGTTGCCAGGTTTGTGCAATTCCACCCAACTGCCTTGGCTGATGAAGGGCTTCCCAACATACCAAGTGCCAGAGAGAATGCTTTTTTGATAACTGAAGCTGTCAGAGGTGATGGAGGCATCCTTTATAACTTAGATATGGAAAGATTTATGCCAATGTATGATGAAAGAGCAGAACTTGCCCCGAGAGATGTGGTAGCAAGAAGTATAGATGACCAGCTCAAAAAGCGTGGCGAAAAGTATGTTCTTCTTGATATCAGTCACAAGCCCAGAGAGAAGGTTCTGTCCCATTTTCCTAATATAGCTGCTGAGTGTCTCCGCCATGGGTTAGACATAACACAGCAGCCGATTCCGGTGGTTCCTGCTGCTCACTACATGTGTGGTGGAGTCCGTGCTGGACTCGAGGGTGAGACTAATGTGCAAGGTCTTTATGTGGCAGGTGAAGTTGCATGTACTGGTTTACATGGTGCAAACCGACTTGCTAGCAACTCATTGCTTGAAGCACTAGTGTTTGCACGAAGAGCTGTACAGCCTTCAATTGATCATGTGAACGTGTCTAGAATTGATAACGGTGCATCAAGTTGGTGGCCGCGGCCTGTAGCCCCCCTGGCACTAGGAGATACAGTACTTAACAAAGTCATCCGTCGGACAAGGGAAGTGAGGAAAGAACTACAGTCAATCATGTGGGAATATGTTGGAATTGTTAGGTCTACCTCAAGACTAAATACTGCTGAGAAGAGAATCAAAGAGTTGGAGTTGGAATGGGAAACATACCTGTTTCAGCATGGCTGGGAACCAACAATGGTTGGAGTAGAGGCTTGTGAGATGAGGAATCTCTTCTGTTGTGCCAACCTGGTAGTTAGCAGTGCTCTTTCTCGACAAGAGAGTCGTGGGCTTCACTACACCACTGATTTTCCTCATGTTGAGGAAAGCGAGAGGTTGCCAACGGTTATCTTTCCTTCTCAGCGAAATAGCACATGGAGCACACGGCAATTACACGCGCAGCCGATAAGTTAGATATCTCTTACCTATTTGCCATTCTTCCTGCCAAAACATCTCCAGTGCAGGACATGATTTGTCGATTTTACCGGGTTGCAGGGGTGTATCTATCGGAAGGGGTATGGGTTCATATGAACACATACTCCTCTCCATAGACtatgtataataatgtatatttcTTCAATGTTATTTAAATATGCAAGTGTGTCAGCCAAGCTCAAAGAGTTCAATAATTATTGGGTACATCTTTACAAGTGAAATTGTGATTTTAAATCCCATGTCTATTTTGTCGTTTTTCCCTTTATCTTTTCCGCCGAAAGTCAAATCTCACATTTCTCTTGttggttttcctttcttttcctaTAAATGGGTCTACCCATGATAAAagaaatttcatatttttgttttagtaATTTCTGAATGCAGGTTTTGACAATTTATTAAAAACATATCACAGGTCACGAGCTTTAATTAGTTAAGTAAGCAACTTGTTAAATGTGCCAGACCTGATTCTTAGTGCAATtcacccttcttcattttctaGGATAGTTCTCCTAGCCAGTCTGTAACTTGCTCTGTTCATGGCAAATTACAAGTGCGTGATAGTTTGGAGACCATAGGAACCCTGAACTCGAAATTGGGGAAATTAGAGAAAAGGCATCGAAAATTAACCATAAATCAGAACAAAATACCTCAAACCATGAGTACCTCCATGAATTTTGCTCTAAATCATGTAGGTTTTGATCAAATTTAGCTACAAACTTGCGTTCTTTGGAGAGAGAGAATTGGAAAGTTAAGTCCATTCTAGAAGAAAATGACGAACATGGTCCCTAATCTATTGGGATTTGATCATTTTGGTCCTTAATGTATGCACTTGACCTATATAGTCCTTAACCTATTTTAAAAGGTGACTCTTTTGGTTTGAAACACTATAACTAACGGTATAGTTACTAGCACCCACTGGGCATATGGCTTATAAGCATCAATAGACGTAGCCTTGGAAAGGAATGGAAATTTTAGGGCCTTGTGAGGGTAGAGTAATCCTTGGTAATggacatatttttcttttttataattaAATGATATTACTGAATGGTATTCCAAACATGTCAATTGTTCCTTTTTATAAGGCACATAGGTGGGGTAATCCGGAATTGTATAGTCGGGTATAACTTCTCGAGTGATGAGATGTTTCAGAGTTTAAGTAATTGAATTCTCATATATGGGATAAGTATTCACTTTAGTGTAAATCTTACTTCCAGTTAAGACAGGATATTAAGCGACCGAAGAATACGGCCAAAAGCGGGGGAAGCTAGAAGCGAAAAAATATCTCGCTTGAGTCCTCCAAAGGAAGATAAGAGATAGTAATGTTAGTAAGAAATAGATAGAAGGATAAGTATGAGAAATGTTTAACAATTATAAGCTGAAGTATGGTATTATGACAAGGTTCGTAATCAAGAAAAAGTGAAGGCAAGTTTTAATTATAAAGAGGTATGAGTCGTAATCACGAGAAGTGAATTTTCGACTTCAATAAGAGTTATCAAAAGACCAATCTAGCCCCTGGATTAAGAAATACCAATATTAGGTAGTAACCTAAGATAACGAGATGCAAGTTAGAAACCCGAAGGATTTATATAATAGTTAGCATTGCGACATTTACAAAGTGAATGATCAGGCAGTAAAAGGGTGAATGACTATGGAACAACCTTTGAGGGTTAGTAGAAAGAGCTCTCCCTGAGAGAAGCGTCATAAGCAAAGTTAAGCTCATCAAGGTCGAGCATACCAGTTATGAGTATACAATACTACATACATATAAGTTATCCAATTGCTTTAGTAGGGAAGATTACCCCAAGGCAAGTTATAAGCCACTGAAATTGCAAAGAATTGCAAAAGGTGGAGAGTTAACGATGTGACCTCTACAAGAGTGGAATTCAAGAGCATAAGGAGTTAATTATTCTCCCGAGGGAAGATCGTATGATAAAGTATCGAGGCAAAATTATGAGGTTCGCTTAGTAACGGAGCGGTAAGAAGGATTACGACAAGAGGTTTGAAAGGAATAAGATTGTACTTACTTAGACCCTACAAATGTGTAACGACTCTAATGCATAAGTACAAACGGTAGAGAAAATGCAGTAATGACTTCCTGACTAGAGGTACCAATTGATGGTAAATAAAACTAGGCAGTTGATACTCAGGAAGCTAGTGTGAGGGGTAAATTAAGGCAAAAACATAGCCTCAAGAGGAGTTACTTAGATTTTACCTATGAAGATAATTGATTGAGCAATCAGTGATTAGCTTATGAAGGGTCTAGTTATGGGTTAGACGACAAAACTCAGACGAGTCATTAGATCATGCAAAATTACATGTTGGATCAAAACGTACAAAGTTTCAGCCTCGCAAGTGCATGATCGCGACTCTCAGAAAGTATTTCAAGACATAAGCAATGGTAGGTGAAATTCCATATTATCTTTTAGAAAATCGGAAGGAGCCCATTGAGCTTAAAATATGAGGGAGGTGTTCAAAAGTTGTGATCAGAAGTAATATTATAGTAAAGGAGAGGTGAAAAACAATTAGATATTATTTTAGATAGTTCAAAATCACCTAAAGTTCTAGGGAGTATATGATGTAATGAGCTCGCAGTCAGATATGAACAAGAGAATCTTTTCTAAGTGTGTATACGACTAAAATCGGAGAGTCCGATTTTATGATCGTTATGACATTCCACGGCTCAGCTTCAGAAGGCCTGAGGCACAGTTCGAAGTTCGACCCCGAGGGTTCTCAATGCCCAACCTCGGGGTAACGTAAATCGACGACTATCTTGCATAAGCGAAAAGTTCCCAAGGCGCGTGCTCAAAGCTGACAACACCTGCAAATATAGTATAAGTTCGTACTGTGGCATTAAATAGCTGTACCAGGttcatatctttgtaataaatgcatatgtactatgttggggttctccctcctatataaaggggacccttgttatttttttcATACATGATATttaatacaagaacattctctgctctctaacttaaacattctctattgtctttcctttgatttattgcttacatttattgtgtttcattgattgttcttcgtttattactcatcattgatcataaagagccatcatcaAGGCCCTTAGGACTGTCGTTCCCCCATTGATCGGCCCCAGTCAAGTGCTTAGCTTGACCTCGACGCCCTGCTTAGGCCAGCCCGAGGCCCCGATCCACAACAGTTTGGTTTGGATAGTAATGTTACCCTTTACTTTTACTTTACTTTCCTAACTCACACTtaacatctattgcctaacaactagcataaaaataaattacatatttttagaaccacataatcaaatttaattgttattaccattttcaacgGTCTACTATATCGAAGACATATTTGCCCTAACAATTCATGTAGTATATGTGGCATGGAAAGGGAGGATATGGAATGCGTATTTTTCCGATACACTGTTTCCAGCCAGTTATGGAACCAACTGAAGATCCGTCATAAC
Above is a window of Nicotiana tabacum cultivar K326 chromosome 8, ASM71507v2, whole genome shotgun sequence DNA encoding:
- the LOC107786412 gene encoding L-aspartate oxidase 2-b, chloroplastic-like, with product MATGIASGCGQLHLRKPVYLRNSYGNKAHSHSNVILNGTQNQIAWSSWVSNVLRVNRSSYPQCQVIKTNWKSRRGTIKSSQQRDGSVTRYFDFIVIGSGIAGLRYALEVAKHGTVAVITKAEPHESSTNYAQGGVSAVLCPLDSVENHIQDTIVAGAYLCDKETVKVVCTEGPERIRELIAIGASFDHGEDGNLDLAREGGHSHRRIVHAADMTGREIERALLEAVFKNPNIHVFQHHFAIDLLTTQDGSDVVCHGVDTIHTETKEVIRFISKVTLLASGGVGHIYPSTTNPTVATGDGMAMAHRAQAVISNMEFVQFHPTALADEGLPNIPSARENAFLITEAVRGDGGILYNLDMERFMPMYDERAELAPRDVVARSIDDQLKKRGEKYVLLDISHKPREKVLSHFPNIAAECLRHGLDITQQPIPVVPAAHYMCGGVRAGLEGETNVQGLYVAGEVACTGLHGANRLASNSLLEALVFARRAVQPSIDHVNVSRIDNGASSWWPRPVAPLALGDTVLNKVIRRTREVRKELQSIMWEYVGIVRSTSRLNTAEKRIKELELEWETYLFQHGWEPTMVGVEACEMRNLFCCANLVVSSALSRQESRGLHYTTDFPHVEESERLPTVIFPSQRNSTWSTRQLHAQPIS